In the Streptomyces sp. 3214.6 genome, TCCGGCGGGCAGCGGATTCGAGCCGCAGCCACAGCCGCAGCAGTCCGAGGCGCAATGGGAGGCCACGGCCGCTTCCGCGGGTGCCGAGGAGAGCGGTTCCGGCAACGGGGATCTGGAGAGCGGCGCCACCATGCGCTTCTCCGCGGCCGCCCTCAAGCGGGAGATCGCTGAGCACGCCGCTGCCGCGCAGGCCGAGCCCGAGGCGCCCGTGGAGCCGCCCGCCGGGCCCGCCGAGGCCGTGGAACCCACGTCGGAGGCCCCCGTGCCGACCGAGGACCCGGCCGCATCGGACGGAGGCGAAGTCGTCGCGGAGGCCACGGACGTCATCGTCGACGACACGCTCGACGAAGGTGACGGTCCTGCCGAGCCCGAGCCCGAGCCCGAGCCCGAGGTAGGAGAGGCCGTCTCCGAGGTCGTAGCCAACGACGAGACGGCTGTTCAGGACGCTGAGGCCGAGGGGGCCTCTGACGCCGACGCCCCGGTCAGCGCGCCCCAGGACGCCGTTCCGGCCGCGCCGCCCGCTTGGACTCCCCTGCCGGCCCCGCAGGGCGAACTGCCTCCGCTGCCTCCTTCGTACCAGCCCGCGGCGCCCGCGCCGGCGGCCCAGTGGCCGGCACAGCCGCAGCCCGCCGAGGCCGCGGCGCCCGCCCCGCAGCCGCCTGTCCAGCCGCAGGCGTCTCCGCCCGGGGCGGACGGCTGGACCCCGCCCGCCCCTCCCGCACCGCAGCCCGGCTACGGCTTCCCGCAGCCCCCGGCCGCCGCCCCCGCCCCGGCAGCGCAGCAGCCGTCCGCCCCGCCGCCGGGCTACGGCTTCCCGCAGCAGAACGCCGGCCCGGCAACACCCCCTGCCGCCCCCAACCCCCAGCCCCCCGCCGACCCTCACGCACCAGGCGGCTACGGCTTCCCGCAGCAGAACGCCGGCCCGGGAGCGCCCCCGGCCGCACCCAACCCCCAGCCACACCAGGCGCCTTCGGCACCGCGGCCCCCCTCCGACGCCCAGGCCGCAGGCGGTTACGGCTTCCCTCAACCGCCCGCGCCCCACACTCCCGGCGGCTACGGCTTCCCCCAGCCCCCGGCACCGCAACACCAGCCCCAGGCTCAGCCGCACGCCCAGCCGCCCCAGGGCCAACAGGCTCCCCCGGCACCGCAAGCCCCGCAGGCCCCGCAGGCCCCGCAGGCCCCGCAAGCGCACCCCGGTTTCCCGCAGCCCGGGATTCCGCAGCAGGCGGACGGCCAGGCTCCCCCGGCCGCTCCTCAGGGTTTCCCGCCGGGAGCTCCTCAGGGTTTCCCCGGACCGTTCCCCCAGCCGGCCCCGCACGCCCCGCACACCCCGCAGGAACACGCCGCCGCGCCCGACGGGGCACACGTCCCGTCGGCACCGCAAGCGCCGCAGGTTCCGCAGCAGCCCGTTGATCCTCGGGCCGGGGCCGCCTGGCCGCAGCCGATTCAGCATGACCAGCGGCAGCCGGTCAACCCCGGTGCGGCGCCGTTGGGTTACACGGCCGCCGTGGAGCTGTCCTCCGACCGGCTCCTCAACAACAAGAAGCAGAAGGCGAAGAGCGGCCGACCGTCCGCCGGATCCTCGCGGTTCAAGCTCGGCGGGAAGAAGGAAGAGGCAGAGCGGCAGCGCAAGTTGGAGCTGATCCGTACGCCGGTGCTGTCCTGCTACCGGATCGCCGTCATCAGCCTGAAGGGCGGCGTGGGCAAGACCACGACCACCACCGCGCTCGGCTCCACCCTCGCCACCGAGCGTCAGGACAAGATCCTCGCGATCGACGCCAACCCGGACGCCGGTACGCTCGGTCGGCGGGTGCGCCGCGAGACCGGGGCGACGATCCGTGACCTCGTCCAGGCGATCCCGTACCTCAACTCGTACATGGACATCCGGCGGTTCACCTCCCAGGCGCCGTCCGGGCTGGAGATCATCGCCAACGACGTCGACCCGGCCGTGTCCACGACCTTCAACGACGAGGACTACCGGCGGGCCATCGACGTGCTGGGCAACCAGTACCCGATCATCCTCACGGACTCGGGCACCGGTCTGCTCTACAGCGCCATGCGCGGTGTGCTGGACCTCGCCGACCAGCTCATCATCATCTCCACGCCCTCCGTGGACGGTGCGAGCAGCGCCAGTACGACGCTGGACTGGCTGTCGGCGCACGGGTACGCCGAACTCGTCTCGCGGTCCATCACCGTCATCTCCGGGGTGCGCGAGACCGGCAAGATGATCAAGGTCGACGACATCGTGTCGCACTTCGAGACGCGCTGCCGCGGGGTCGTCGTCGTACCGTTCGACGAGCATCTGGCCGCCGGCGCCGAGGTCGACCTCGACATGATGCGGCCGAAGGTGCGCGAGGCGTACTTCAACCTCACGGCGATGGTCGCGGAGGACTTCATCCGTCACCAGCAGCGCCAGGGACTGTGGACCAGCGACGGCAACCCGCCCCCGGTGGCCGCCCCGCCGATGCCGGGCCAGCAGATGCCCGGTCAGCCGATGCCGGGGCAGCCGTACCCGCAGCAGCCGTACCCGCAGCAGCCCCAGGCGCCCCAGCCCGGCCAGCCGTACCCCCCGCAGGGACAGCAACCGCCGGCCCAGCCGTACCCGCCTCAGCAGCCGGGTCAGCCCTACCCGCAACAGCCCCAGCAGCCGCAACAGCCGCACCCCGGGTATCCCCCGGCCGGTTATGGCTACCCGCAGCAGTAGGAACCAGGCGTAAGAACGCCGAAGGGCGGCCGATGTCCTGGGACACCGGCCGCCCTTCGGTCGTTCGCTACTGCGCCGCCACCAGTTCCCGGCAGCGCTTCACATCCCGCGCCATCTGCTCCAGCAGCCCTTCCAGCGACTCGAACTTCGCCTGGCCGCGCACGAAGGCGAGGAAGTCGACGGCGACGTGCAGACCGTAGAGGTCGAGGCCGACGCGGTCGATGGCGTACGCCTCCACCGTGCGCTCGGTGCCGTCGAACTGCGGGTTCGTGCCGACGGAGATCGCGGCCGGCATCGCCTCGCCGTCGACATGCAGCCAGCCCGCGTAGACGCCGTCCGCCGGGATCGCGGTGTGCGGCAGCGTCTCGACATTGGCGGTCGGGAAGCCGAGTTCGCGTCCCCGCTGGGCCCCGCGCACCACGACCCCCTCCACCCGGTGCGGACGGCCGAGGATCTCCGCCGCGCCCTCGACGTCGCCCTCGGCGACCAGACGTCGCGTCAGCGTCGAGGAGAACGGCTGGCCGCCGCCCGCCTCGCCGCACAGCACCAGATCGACGACCTCGACCTCGAAGTCGTAGACCTTGCCCTGCTCGGCGAGGAACTCGACGTTGCCTGCCGCCTTGTGGCCGAAGCGGAAGTTGGGGCCCTCGACGACCGCCTTGGCGTGCAGCCGGTCGACCAGGACCTTGACCACGAAGTCCGCCGGGGACAGCTTCGAGAACTCCGTCGTGAAGGGGAGGATCAGCAGCGCGTCCACACCCAGCTCCGCCATCAGCTCGGCGCGGCGGTGGTGCGGAGCGAGCAGCGGCGGGTGGCTGCCGGGGCGGACGACCTCGCTGGGGTGCGGGTCGAAGGTGACGACGACCGAGGGAACGCCCAGTTCATGGGCGCGTTCCACGGCATGGCGGATGATCAGCTGGTGCCCGCGGTGGACCCCGTCGTAGGAACCGATGGTGACGACGCTGCGTCCCCAGTCCTCGGGGATGTCCTCCAAGCCACGCCAGCGCTGCACTGTGACCGCTCCTCGAACCCGTGTCCGTATCTAGCATTGCCTCTTACGCAGGTCTAAGGGTGCCATGCCGGGTGGCCCGTGCCCGCATCGGCATGGAGGCTGTGACCCGCCCCACGCGCGTCGGCCCATGCACGACGGCACACAGGGCATCACGCACGACCGCGCGCAGGGCGCCACGCAGAACCGCAGGCGCGTGTTTCAGGCGGGCACCCGCACCCCCGCCAGGTTCTCGATCATCCGGCGGGTGCTGGGGCCGACCACCGCGGCCCACTCCCCCGGCGCGTCGGTGAGCCAGTGCACCACCTGCGCGGCGAAGCCCGGCACGTGCCGTCCCAGGTCGACCAGAGCGCGGTCGAAGCAGGTCGCGCCGTCCGGGGTGCGGACGAGGAGGAGGCCGGTGCGGTGGACGAGGTCGCGCAGGTCCTCGCCGCTGCGCCCGGCGGCCCCGTGCAGCACGGCGTCCAGGACGGCGGGCGCGTGCTCGTGCGTGAGGAGACGCTCCAGGAGTTCGCGGCGGAGGGGACCGGAGTCCGAGGCGCCGGGCGCGGCCAGCACGCCGGCCAGCGCAGCCCGTACCTGCTCGGGACCGCTGTCCAGCAGGCCCGTGACCAGCGGGAGGAGGACGGCACGCGCGGCCGGGTCGTGGTCGAGCCGCCGGTCGACGTACGCGGCCACGTGCCCGGCGCTCTCCGGCCGCCGCTCCAGCACGTCCCGGACGAGGACGGCGACCCGGTGGGCCCGCTC is a window encoding:
- a CDS encoding SCO5717 family growth-regulating ATPase; the protein is MSSDRDGIRGGWATPGDDQPDAESSVEATGEFTIDYAPPAWYTQTTGGAGGDAQGAGAGSGGGTGAGAPGAPAAPPAPPAPPAVPAAPPVSTAPPAPPAPGVPGVPVTPAAPPVPDAAGGQGEHFALAAPHAPGEHFAPAAPPAPGVPVSPPAPTPPAASTPSTPPAAQAAQAAPAVPPVPPAAVPNLPAGSGFEPQPQPQQSEAQWEATAASAGAEESGSGNGDLESGATMRFSAAALKREIAEHAAAAQAEPEAPVEPPAGPAEAVEPTSEAPVPTEDPAASDGGEVVAEATDVIVDDTLDEGDGPAEPEPEPEPEVGEAVSEVVANDETAVQDAEAEGASDADAPVSAPQDAVPAAPPAWTPLPAPQGELPPLPPSYQPAAPAPAAQWPAQPQPAEAAAPAPQPPVQPQASPPGADGWTPPAPPAPQPGYGFPQPPAAAPAPAAQQPSAPPPGYGFPQQNAGPATPPAAPNPQPPADPHAPGGYGFPQQNAGPGAPPAAPNPQPHQAPSAPRPPSDAQAAGGYGFPQPPAPHTPGGYGFPQPPAPQHQPQAQPHAQPPQGQQAPPAPQAPQAPQAPQAPQAHPGFPQPGIPQQADGQAPPAAPQGFPPGAPQGFPGPFPQPAPHAPHTPQEHAAAPDGAHVPSAPQAPQVPQQPVDPRAGAAWPQPIQHDQRQPVNPGAAPLGYTAAVELSSDRLLNNKKQKAKSGRPSAGSSRFKLGGKKEEAERQRKLELIRTPVLSCYRIAVISLKGGVGKTTTTTALGSTLATERQDKILAIDANPDAGTLGRRVRRETGATIRDLVQAIPYLNSYMDIRRFTSQAPSGLEIIANDVDPAVSTTFNDEDYRRAIDVLGNQYPIILTDSGTGLLYSAMRGVLDLADQLIIISTPSVDGASSASTTLDWLSAHGYAELVSRSITVISGVRETGKMIKVDDIVSHFETRCRGVVVVPFDEHLAAGAEVDLDMMRPKVREAYFNLTAMVAEDFIRHQQRQGLWTSDGNPPPVAAPPMPGQQMPGQPMPGQPYPQQPYPQQPQAPQPGQPYPPQGQQPPAQPYPPQQPGQPYPQQPQQPQQPHPGYPPAGYGYPQQ
- a CDS encoding bifunctional riboflavin kinase/FAD synthetase — its product is MQRWRGLEDIPEDWGRSVVTIGSYDGVHRGHQLIIRHAVERAHELGVPSVVVTFDPHPSEVVRPGSHPPLLAPHHRRAELMAELGVDALLILPFTTEFSKLSPADFVVKVLVDRLHAKAVVEGPNFRFGHKAAGNVEFLAEQGKVYDFEVEVVDLVLCGEAGGGQPFSSTLTRRLVAEGDVEGAAEILGRPHRVEGVVVRGAQRGRELGFPTANVETLPHTAIPADGVYAGWLHVDGEAMPAAISVGTNPQFDGTERTVEAYAIDRVGLDLYGLHVAVDFLAFVRGQAKFESLEGLLEQMARDVKRCRELVAAQ